CATGCTTCAGGACTTCATAAATACCTCCGCGTGCCTTGATGGAGCCTGAGATCGGCAAAGCATTATCTTGCTTCAATAAAAGCTTGCCTGGGATATTGACAGCATAGGCGGTTTCAAGAACATGCTTCATCTTCGGAATCGGAGTCAAGGGGGATTCAATGATCCCTTCATCGGTTTCAGGAAAGACGTTCGCCAAATAAGGAGCGAACCTTTTCAGCCGATCAGCCGCATCTGCCACGTCCTCTTCAGATAAGCGCGTTTTCAACAGACCCGCCACTGCGGATTCGGCAGAAGGATTGCACCACAGCACTTCCTTCTTATCTATTACACTCTGTAACAAGGGCAATTTTACAAGCCACTCACTTTGCGTATTCTTATTCATTCACCAATCACTCCCCTGTTATGAATGTATGCCTGTGCAAATTTCATTGGAACCAGCCTTTTTCATTAAATAACGTGATAGCCTCAATCCGGTTACGCACACCCAGTTTATCCAATATTGTGGAAACGTAGTTACGGACAGTGCCCGGCGATAAAAACAGTTCTGCGGCAATCTGTTTTGTAGTCTTTCCCTCCGATATCAGCTTGAGCACTTGCACTTCCCTCTCAGTCAGCGGATTCTTTTCTTCTTCTTTCAAATCAAATGCCAGATCAATCAATTCGGGTGCATAAATCCGGCGTCCCTTAATGATCGAATGAATCGATTTAACAAGCTCTTCAATGGGATTATCTTTTAATAAATATCCGCGGACTCCTGCATTGCGCGCCCGTTCAAAATAGCCTGCCCTTGCAAATGTCGTTAAAATAATAATTTGACAATCCATATGCTGCAGCTCTTCCGCTGCGTCCAAACCGGTTTTGATTGGCATTTCAATATCCATAATACAGATGTCAGGCTCAAGGCTCTTGACCAAGTCCACTGCTTCTTGACCGTTTTTAGCCATTCCCACTACTTCCATGTCTTCTTCCAAATTCAATAACGACCCGAGTGCACCGAGCATCATCCCTTGATCTTCTGCTATTACAATGCGGATCATACGTCATCCCTCCTTTATTTGTTTCAAAACTGCAGGAACCGTTATTTTAACTTGTGTTCCCTGATCACTCGTAATCGAAAGTTTTCCATTCACGAACTCCAGCCGCTCTCCCATACCGTCAAGCCCGTTGCCCGGAAGGTTTACACCATTTTTTGCGATGCCGATTCCGTTGTCTTTCACTTTGATTACAAACTCTTTATCCGTTCGTTCAAAAAGAATACAGCAATATTTGGCGTAGCTGTGTTTTACGACATTATTAATCGCCTCTTTCAAACACATGACTAACACATTTTCTACAATAGGAGACATATCAGGAAAGTTTGGATCCCCTTTTAGTTCGTATTCGATTTCAGCCGCATTCAGTAATTCTTGGACGCGCACCAGCTCATCTTTCAGCTTCACACGGCGCATCCCGCTGACAAGAACACGCACTTCTTTTAATGCTGTGCTGGAAATTTGCCGGATATCCTGAATTTCTGCTTTTGCCGACTCCATATCCCGGTCCATTAATCGTGTAGCCAAATCACTTTTTAAGCCAATCATTGATAATTTCTGTCCCAGCGTATCATGCAGGTCACGTGCAATCCGCTCGCGTTCTTGGATAATTGTGAGCTCCGAGATCCGCTGTCTGGCAACTTCCAGCTGATCTTGCAACAGATCCCGTTTTTGCCGGTTATACAGGTTGAAAGGCAGCAGAACCACTCCGATAACCGAGATAATTATAAAATGTATTTGCGGTAAAAATAAATCAATTTCAACGAAGAATCCTGCAACTATTGCCCCAATTAATATCGCAATATGTAAGCCATAAATTATGAAAAAACCTACCGGGTTCCGTATATTTCCAATAAAGAATGCAATAAACAGCGACAGATAAACATAGCCGAACATCAGCGTCATCACTACGGAAATGACGATTTCAAAGCTGATCCACATATACATGAGACCGCTTTTTGATTTAGCAGAGAAATAATAAGAAAGGAAAAAGAGTACCAGCAGTCCCACACCAATCATTAAATTTAGCGGAGACGCACTTCGCAATATAAAAAAGAAAGGTAATATACAAAACACAACCCAGGCATAAATGCTGAGCCATGGACTTTTCGGAAAAATACTATACCAACTGTACATCAGCTTTTATCACCGTCCTTTTTATTCTATTGTAACAAATATTTACACAACTGACTCCGCAGAGATAGTTATGCAAAATAAAAAGGCGGAGAAGGATAGTCCTTCTCACGCCATTTTATTGTAAACGTGTACGTTTCGGTTTTAAATCGATTGAAAGTTTTTCTCTTACTGCATGTTGTTTTGCTTCTTTAAATGTAATGAATTTCTTATTTGCCGGATCATACAAGCGGTAGCGCAATGATTCCAGGCTGGTCTTGATTGTGATAGTTGTTGCTTTTTGCAATGGCGGCGTCAATTCATGCGCCATTTCCAAGTTGTAGTTCGGTACACGCGGCGCCAAGTGATGCACGTGGTGGAAACCAATATTACCTGTTGCCCATTGCAGAACACGCGGCAGTTGATAGTAAGAGCTTCCTTCAACAGCTGCTTTTACATAATCCCAGTCAGATTCCTCTTCAAAGTAAGAATCTTCAAACGTGTGCTGAATGTAAAACAGCCAAATCCCAAGTGCAGCCGCTGTAAACATCATCGTGCCCTGAATCAGCAAGAAAGCCTTCCAGCCGATCACCACGATCAATACCGCATATACAGCCACTAAGATCATGTTAATCAAATACGTATTCAAGCGCTCTTTCTTACGCGCATCTTTGCGATTGAAACGGCCTGCGATCAGTACCAAATATAAAGGCCCCAATCCAAACAGAACCAGAGGATTACGGTACATACGATATCCCAGACGCTCAAACTTTGAAGCATTTTGATATTCTTCAACTGTCATGACCCAGATATCACCTACACCGCGTTTATCCAGATTGGAGCTGGATGCGTGGTGGATGGAGTGCTCTCTTTTCCATTTTTCATAAGGGAATAATGTCAAGACGCCAGTAATTGTTCCAACAATAGTGTTCGCTTTCTTATTGCGGAAGAAAGAACCGTGCGTGCAGTCATGGAAAATGATGAATGTGCGGACTACGAAGAACGCCGCAACGATTGCTAATGCCACCGTCAGTGTCACTGATACGCTTAAGCTTTGGTATGCCAGGAACCATAAGATGAATACTGGCGGAATCGTGTTGATCAACTGAATAATACTTTTTTTCAGATCAGATTTCGCGAAAGGCGCGACATCTTTGTGCAGTTGTTTCGTTTTCTCTTTACTCATGTTTGAATTTCCCTCCTAGTGGGGTTGCTAATACATTAAGGATAACTTTTATGCAGCGGGAGGGGTAGGCATAGATGTCATGACTTTGAGATGACAAATGTCATATGTTTTGGGACATGTCTGCTTTGGGTATAGTCAATGGGATTGGATTGTGCTTTGTGCAGAAGGGATTGGGTCTTAGCCATCCGCCAGCGCTGCAGTGAGTTCAATGCCGTTTTTGCTCTGGTTTTAGGGTCGTTGCTCGACTTTTTGTCGGGGATTGGAGTTAGCGAGTGTCCGCTCTTAAGACCCGCGCAGGCACGTGGGGGATTGCCTTTCGTCATGAGCCAGCTGGCGATAGTGCGTGCCAGTTGTCTCATGACTTCCGCCGACCCCGCAGTTGTGCCTGCGCTGCTGAATGGAGCCAATTCAGGTTACTTTTTTAAAAGAGAAGAAGTGCAGTGACTCGTTGCCGACTGGCATATGCTTTGGCAAATGATGTGTCTTAATTGCTTCCCCCTCACTAAACGGAGGCGCCTTACAAGCGGTCGGCGAAGTGATGAGACTGACAGGCGATCTTCCTGTCTGGCTCATTGCGTAGCCATCCGCCAGCGCCGCAGTGAGTTCAATGCCGTTTTGTCTCTGGTTTTGTGGTCGTTGCTCGATCGGTTATCAGGGATTGAAGTCAGCAAGTGTCAACCTTTAGGACCCGCGCAGGCACGTGGGGGATTGCCTTTCGTCATGAGCCAGCTGGCGATAGTGCGTGCCAGTTGTCTCATGACTTCCGCCGACCCCGCAGTTGTGCCTGCGCTGCTGAGTGGAGCCAATTCAGGTTACTTTTTTAAAAGAGAAGAAGTGCAGTGACTCGTTGCCGACTGGCATATGCTTTGGCAAATGATGTGTTTTAATTGCTTCCCCCTCACTAAACGGAGGCGCCTTACAAGCGGTCGGCGAAGTGATGAGACTGACAGGCGATCTTCCTGTCTGGCTCATTGCGTAGCCATCCGCCAGCGCCGCAGTGACTTCAATATCGTTTTGTCTCTGGTTTTGTGGTCGTTGCTCGATCGGTTATCAGGGATTGAAGTCAGCAAGTGTCCACTCTTAAGACCCGCGCAGGCACGTGGGGGATTGCCTTTCGTCATGAGCCAGCTGGCGAGGTGCGTGCCAGTTGTCTCATGACTTCGGCCGACCCCGCAGTTGTGCCTGCGCTGCTGAGTGGAGCCAATTCAGGTTATTTTTTTAAAAGGGAAGAAGTGCAGTGACTGGTAGACGACTGGCGTGTGCTTTGGCAAAAGACGTGTCATCCTCCGCTTCCCTCCTTACTAAACGAAGGCGCCTTACAAGCGGTCGGCGAAGTGATGAGACTGACAGGGCGCACTTCCCTGTCTGGCTCATTGCGTAGCCATCCGCCAGCGCCGCAGTGAGTTCAAAGCTGTTCCCCTTCTTCTCTCGCAATGACAGCAACTGGTGTAATCCAGATATGATGCAGAAGACCAGAACAAGATCTGTATACCTGAACAGGATAGGCTTTTTCAGTATGAAACACCCAACTCCGCATGCAGCTTGCCGGCGGGATTATCGCTTACCGTATCTTCACTCGTATGGGATTGTGATTTAGCTTGCGCAACGTGATATATCATTGGACATTTCTAAAAAAACGTTCAAAATATATAAAAGTAGAAAGGGGTGTTTATCATACGCGAATTATCGCTTCGTTTATTATCCGTTTGGATTATTTGCACCATATTCACCGGACTGTTCGCTTTTATTGCAAGGGCAATTCATTTACATACGATCAACAGTTTTGATGAACCTATCATTGATTTTGTTCAAGGAGCAGAGGCTCCATGGCTGACGTCGGTTATGAAAATGTTCACAACCATCGGCTCCACTTCAGCGGTCGCATTCATCAGCCTGATGGCGCTTGGACTTCTTTTATGGAAGAAACACCGCGCACAAGCCATGCTGTTCATTGCAGTGATTGCTGGGACAGGCATCCTCAATCAGGTGCTGAAATTTATCTTCAAACGGCAGCGGCCTGATTTTAACCGCCTGATCGAAATTGGCGGGTACAGTTTTCCAAGCGGTCATACGATGATGGCGTTTAGTTTGTACACGATACTTGCCTATATCGTATGGCGGAATCTCATGCACTCATGGACTCGTGTTGTCATTCCATTGGCGGCGGGCGTCATGATTGTGATGATTGCAGTCAGCAGAATCTATTTAGGTGTACATTTCCCAAGTGATATTGTCGGGGGTGTACTTGCCAGTGCGCTGTGGCTGATTGCATCAATTGCTATGTATCAGCGATTTCAGCGACAAAAACAGGCGAATGCAGCAAAGGTATAAAAAGTTACGGAATCATTAAAGAGGAGCCGTTGTGTATGTGGAAGGATTTTAAGGAATTTGCGTTTAAAGGAAATATCTTTGACTTGGCAATTGGTGTTGTCATCGGTGCCGCATTTGGTACGATCGTTTCTTCACTTGTAGAAAATGTGATGACGCCGATTATCGGTATTTTATTGGGAGGGCTCGATTTTTCATCATTAAGCTATACATTTGAGGACGCTGAAATTAAGTACGGTCTATTCATTCAATCTATCATTGATTTCTTGATTGTCGCAGGTTCCATCTTCATCTTCCTGCGGGTGCT
The Sporosarcina sp. P33 genome window above contains:
- a CDS encoding response regulator transcription factor; protein product: MIRIVIAEDQGMMLGALGSLLNLEEDMEVVGMAKNGQEAVDLVKSLEPDICIMDIEMPIKTGLDAAEELQHMDCQIIILTTFARAGYFERARNAGVRGYLLKDNPIEELVKSIHSIIKGRRIYAPELIDLAFDLKEEEKNPLTEREVQVLKLISEGKTTKQIAAELFLSPGTVRNYVSTILDKLGVRNRIEAITLFNEKGWFQ
- a CDS encoding sensor histidine kinase, with the translated sequence MYSWYSIFPKSPWLSIYAWVVFCILPFFFILRSASPLNLMIGVGLLVLFFLSYYFSAKSKSGLMYMWISFEIVISVVMTLMFGYVYLSLFIAFFIGNIRNPVGFFIIYGLHIAILIGAIVAGFFVEIDLFLPQIHFIIISVIGVVLLPFNLYNRQKRDLLQDQLEVARQRISELTIIQERERIARDLHDTLGQKLSMIGLKSDLATRLMDRDMESAKAEIQDIRQISSTALKEVRVLVSGMRRVKLKDELVRVQELLNAAEIEYELKGDPNFPDMSPIVENVLVMCLKEAINNVVKHSYAKYCCILFERTDKEFVIKVKDNGIGIAKNGVNLPGNGLDGMGERLEFVNGKLSITSDQGTQVKITVPAVLKQIKEG
- a CDS encoding fatty acid desaturase, giving the protein MSKEKTKQLHKDVAPFAKSDLKKSIIQLINTIPPVFILWFLAYQSLSVSVTLTVALAIVAAFFVVRTFIIFHDCTHGSFFRNKKANTIVGTITGVLTLFPYEKWKREHSIHHASSSNLDKRGVGDIWVMTVEEYQNASKFERLGYRMYRNPLVLFGLGPLYLVLIAGRFNRKDARKKERLNTYLINMILVAVYAVLIVVIGWKAFLLIQGTMMFTAAALGIWLFYIQHTFEDSYFEEESDWDYVKAAVEGSSYYQLPRVLQWATGNIGFHHVHHLAPRVPNYNLEMAHELTPPLQKATTITIKTSLESLRYRLYDPANKKFITFKEAKQHAVREKLSIDLKPKRTRLQ
- a CDS encoding phosphatase PAP2 family protein gives rise to the protein MFIIRELSLRLLSVWIICTIFTGLFAFIARAIHLHTINSFDEPIIDFVQGAEAPWLTSVMKMFTTIGSTSAVAFISLMALGLLLWKKHRAQAMLFIAVIAGTGILNQVLKFIFKRQRPDFNRLIEIGGYSFPSGHTMMAFSLYTILAYIVWRNLMHSWTRVVIPLAAGVMIVMIAVSRIYLGVHFPSDIVGGVLASALWLIASIAMYQRFQRQKQANAAKV
- the mscL gene encoding large conductance mechanosensitive channel protein MscL — protein: MWKDFKEFAFKGNIFDLAIGVVIGAAFGTIVSSLVENVMTPIIGILLGGLDFSSLSYTFEDAEIKYGLFIQSIIDFLIVAGSIFIFLRVLMKLKMKPADPAEEEPEEKPLDMKEELLTEIRDLLKKEQ